The genomic interval GGGTTGTACTGCCCGAAGTTCTGGAGCATTTCGACCCCGAAGACGAGATGGTTCTTCTCCTGCCATTCGACGCCGATACGGGGCGTGAGTCGGGCGCTGAAGAGCGTCCGGGATTCGTTGAAGTCGTTGTTGGCGTATTCGCGGTTGTCGAAGCGGGTTTCGAAATCGGCTCCGACGAGGATCTTCTGGGCACGCAGACCCCCCCCCGAGATCATAAGGGCCAGGGCCAGGACGAGCATTTTTCTGCGAGACATAAATCTTCTGAATTGAGGCCTCAAAAATAGACAAAATATTTTTTATTTGATTACTTTTGCCGCATAAATCACTCACAGCGACGGAATATGCGTAAAATCACGAACGAAGAGCTGGGACGTCCGACGGCCGAAGAGTTCGCCGTGCGGGAGAAGATGCCGGTGACGGTGGTGTTGGACAACGTGCGTTCGGCACAGAACGTCGGAGCCTTTTTCCGCACGGGGGATGCCTTTGCCGTGGAGCGGATCGCGCTGTGCGGGATCACGGCGACGCCGCCCTCGCGGGAGATCCACAAGACGGCGCTGGGCGCGGACCAGACTGTGGCGTGGAGCTATTATGCGACGACCGTGGCGTGCATCGACGAACTCCGTGCCGCGGGTTATACGGTGCTGGCCGTGGAGCAGGTCGAGGGTGCCGCGATGCTCGGCAACTTCACGCCGCAGCCGGGGGTGAAGTATGCCCTGGTCTTCGGCAACGAGGTCGACGGCGTGGGCCAGGAGGCCGTCGACCGGTGCGACGGGGCGCTGGAGATTCCCCAGGCCGGGACGAAGCATTCGATCAACGTCTCGGTCAGCGGAGGGGTGGTTCTGTGGAGTTTTTTTTGCCAAATCTATCCGAAGCGCTATCTTTGCCGCGCTGAAGATGTCGAAAATTCTAAAAACTGAGAAAAAATGTCCGTAGAAAGTACAGTTCGGGCGGTTACGACCTACCGCCTTACGGAGATGAAGCAGCGGGGCGAGAAGATCGCCATGCTGACCTCGTATGACTATTCGATGGCCAGGATCGTCGATGCCGCGGGTGTCGACGTGATTCTGGTGGGCGACTCGGCGGCCAACGTGATGGCCGGTTACGAGACGACGCTTCCCATTACGCTCGATATGATGATCTATCATGCGCGTTCGGTGGTTCGCGCCGTCAACCGGGCGCTGGTGGTTGTGGACCTTCCGTTCGGCACCTACCAGGGCAACTCGAAGGTGGCCCTCGATTCGGCGATCCGGATCATGAAGGAGACCGAGGCCGATGCGGTGAAGATCGAGGGCGGGGAGGAGATTCTCGAATCGGTTCAGCGCATCCTTTCGGCCGGAATCCCGGTGATGGGGCACCTGGGTCTGACGCCGCAGTCGATCCACAAGTTCGGGACCTATGCCGTGCGTGCGAAGGAGGAGGCCGAGGCCGAGAAACTGGTTCGTGACGCGCATCTGCTGAGCGAGGCGGGGTGCTTCGGCATCGTGCTGGAGAAGATCCCGGCGGCATTGGCTACGCGGGTGACGTCGGAGATTCCGACGCCGACGATCGGCATCGGGGCGGGTCCGGGCTGCGACGGCCAGGTGCTGGTGATCCACGACATGCTGGGGATCAACAAGGGCTTCTCTCCGCGTTTTCTGCGTCGCTATGCCGACCTGCACGCGGTGATGACCGAAGCGGTGGGGCAGTACGTGCAGGATGTCAAGTCGTGCGACTTCCCCAACGAGAAGGAGCAGTATTGATCCCGCCGTCGGGAGCGGCCAGGCAAAGGCGGGCGTTGTCCATCGACAACGCCCGCCTCTTTTCTGCCTGCGAAGAAGTGTTTGCCTGCGGAATTTTTGCTTGCTGAGGTTCTCGGACCCCTACTCTTCGGCTTTCCCGATGGAGACGAGCTCCACGACTTCGAAGACCCCCTCGTACTCGGCGGCAAAACCCTCGTCGGAGGGGCCCTTGTAGCGGACTTTCAACTCGGCTTCTGCGGGTGAGCCGTTTTTCTGACCGCCGGTCACGCGGTCGTATTCGCGTTCGAGAGCGCCGCTGCGGTCGACGATCCAGTACTCGACGGTGTCGCCCTCGGGAACGAACGAGCGCACCTCATGGGCCATTACCACCCGTCCGCGCAGAAGCATGACGGAATCGGCATGCTCGTCGAAGACGATGCTCTGTTCGTCGAACAGCGGTGCCTCCTGTCCGATTTCCAGGAACAAGGCCCGGTCGGGGCGGTTGTCGTGGATTTCGAAATAGCGGGTTCCGCTGTTGCCCATGCCCCAGCCGTTGCAGGTTGAGGGAACAGGCTCTTTCGGGTACAGCGCCGCGAGTCGCTCCGCATAGGCGTCCGTCGGGACGAGATCGTACCTCCGTACGCCTTTGCGCAGGCTTTTGCCTTCACGAAAACGGCAGGTCTGCCCTTCGTCCCAGCCGCTTTCCTGACGCAACTGGTCCAGTACGTCCTCGATCTTTTGGTTCGGGAGGTGGAAAATCCGGACTACGGAAGTTCCGGGTCTGTCGGCATCCCGGCGTTCCATACGGAGGCCCGGGAGCGTTTCGTCGGGAACGATGCGCAGATTGTCGTTTTGCTGGGCCCAGAGACGGAGCCCTGCTCCCGAGACCTCCACCCAGGAGAATCCCTCCTGGGCGGCTCTGGACGGTTGTTCCGGAAATTCGGGACCTGCTCCGGCAGATTGTCTTTCGGAGCCGCAGGCGGCAAGGAGCAGCACGGCAGCTGCGGCGGGGAGGATCCGTTCCGGGCGGATTCTCCGGAGTGCTTCCCGTAGGGTCCGTCCGGGTGCGGAGTCTGTGAATTTGAACATGGTTTTGGGTATTTGATTCTACGATCTGTTTTTCATCGACGCTTCGAGTTTTTCGGAGAATCCGGGGCGTTCGCCGACGAAAATGTCGACGATGCGCCCTTCGGGGTCGATGAGGATCTTCGTGGGGTAGGCCCCGATGCCGTAGACATTGTCGATGATCTCGGCCGGGCGCCCCTCGCGCGTGTCGAGGAGGTTGATCCAGGGGAGTTCGTGCTTCCCGATCGCCTCGATCCACTTTTCGCGCAGCGACGAGAGCGGGACCAGTCGGCCTTCGGTGTCGGTGCGGATGTCGGTGCGGGGTGTGGTGGAGGCATATTGGGAGAGGGGCCGCGCCTGCATGACAACGGTGTCGTTGGAGAAGCCCGTGAAGGTGGCCACGATCGTGTGGCGGGGGCCGCAGGCCGTGGCGAGGGCGGCGAGGGCGGCGAGGGCGGCAAGAAGCATGCGTTTCATGTCCCGGTTGGATTTGAAGGTTCCGTATTCCGGAACAAATTTAAGAAAAAAGTCGGCCGGACAAGGGAAAACGGGAAAAAGTTGCCGGGTTCGGAATGTTGGACAGATTGTTGATAAAAAAGTTGCCGACAGGGCGCTGAAATTAGGCTGTTTCGAAAAAAATGATTACTTTTGCGAGCAACAAAAATCCACGTTCATTATGTCTTTTATCAATGAGAGGGTTCAGCCCGAAGGACTTACGTTCGACGATGTGCTGCTCGTACCCGCCTATTCGGAAGTGTTGCCGCGAGAGGTCGATATCCGGACCCGTTTTTCGCGAAATATCAGTCTCAACATCCCGGTCGTGTCCGCCGCGATGGATACCGTGACGGAGGCTCCGTTGGCCATAGCGCTGGCGCGTGAAGGCGGTATCGGTGTGATCCACAAGAACATGACCATTGCGGAGCAGGCCGCTCAGGTCCGCCGGGTGAAGCGTGCGGAGAACGGCATGATCTACGATCCGGTGACCATTTCGAAGGAGAATACCGTAGGGGACGCGCTGAATCTGATGAGGGAGAACAAGATCGGAGGAATCCCGGTTGTTGACGCTGATCGCAGGCTGATCGGCATTGTCACGAACCGGGATTTGCGTTTCCAGCGGGATATGGACCGCCGGATTTCGGAGGTGATGACTCCGGGCGACCGCCTCATCACGACGCACCGCACCGATCTGGCCCACGCTTCGGAGGTGCTTCTGAACAACAAGATCGAGAAACTTCCGGTCGTGGACGACGAGGGACACCTCGTGGGTCTGATTACCTATAAGGATATTACGAAGGTGCAGGATCATCCGAATGCGTGCAAGGATGACAAGGGCCGCCTTCGCGTAGCGGCGGGCGTAGGGATCACCCCCGACGCGATGGATCGGGTGGCGGCGCTTGTTGCCGAGGACGTGGATGCCGTAGTGCTGGACTCCGCGCACGGACATTCGCGTAATATCG from uncultured Alistipes sp. carries:
- a CDS encoding RNA methyltransferase, which translates into the protein MRKITNEELGRPTAEEFAVREKMPVTVVLDNVRSAQNVGAFFRTGDAFAVERIALCGITATPPSREIHKTALGADQTVAWSYYATTVACIDELRAAGYTVLAVEQVEGAAMLGNFTPQPGVKYALVFGNEVDGVGQEAVDRCDGALEIPQAGTKHSINVSVSGGVVLWSFFCQIYPKRYLCRAEDVENSKN
- the panB gene encoding 3-methyl-2-oxobutanoate hydroxymethyltransferase; translation: MSVESTVRAVTTYRLTEMKQRGEKIAMLTSYDYSMARIVDAAGVDVILVGDSAANVMAGYETTLPITLDMMIYHARSVVRAVNRALVVVDLPFGTYQGNSKVALDSAIRIMKETEADAVKIEGGEEILESVQRILSAGIPVMGHLGLTPQSIHKFGTYAVRAKEEAEAEKLVRDAHLLSEAGCFGIVLEKIPAALATRVTSEIPTPTIGIGAGPGCDGQVLVIHDMLGINKGFSPRFLRRYADLHAVMTEAVGQYVQDVKSCDFPNEKEQY
- the guaB gene encoding IMP dehydrogenase, which encodes MSFINERVQPEGLTFDDVLLVPAYSEVLPREVDIRTRFSRNISLNIPVVSAAMDTVTEAPLAIALAREGGIGVIHKNMTIAEQAAQVRRVKRAENGMIYDPVTISKENTVGDALNLMRENKIGGIPVVDADRRLIGIVTNRDLRFQRDMDRRISEVMTPGDRLITTHRTDLAHASEVLLNNKIEKLPVVDDEGHLVGLITYKDITKVQDHPNACKDDKGRLRVAAGVGITPDAMDRVAALVAEDVDAVVLDSAHGHSRNIVRTLREIKAKYPTLDVVVGNIATAEAAKFLIGAGADGIKVGIGPGSICTTRIIAGVGVPQLSAIYAASSAAKGSGVPVIADGGLRYSGDIVKALAAGGDCVMIGSMFAGTEEAPGETIIYNGRKFKAYRGMGSIDAMKAGSADRYFQKGCEGNINKLVPEGIVARVPFKGSLSETVYQLIGGLRSGMGYCGAKDIPALQTAQFIRITASGMHESHPHDVTITSEAPNYSSEH